The following proteins come from a genomic window of Candidatus Eisenbacteria bacterium:
- a CDS encoding aminotransferase class I/II-fold pyridoxal phosphate-dependent enzyme — MESRPQSDIFQKCYEFTRADIAKKEGWYPYFVPLQASDGTEVTIKGKKLIMLGSNNYLGLTHDPRIIEQAEAVARVYGTGCTGSRFLNGNLDLHEKLERELADFVGMEAALVFSTGFQTNQGILTTIVGRDDTAILDKLDHASIVDGVRLSEGESIRFRHNDVADMESALRKAEARDGGKMVVVDGVFSMEGDLANLPELIPVAKRYGAAFMVDEAHSVGMLGPTGAGAAEHFGMTDQVDIIMATFSKSFGSLGGFAAGKAGVISYIKHHARSLIFSASMPPYAVATVRAALEIIKNEPERREKMWRNAKRLIDGLKSLGFDIGPTETPIIPIIIGDTMKTILFWKALFEAGVYTNPVIAPAVPEKTARLRTSVMATHTDEQMDRVLEICGKVGKKMGLI; from the coding sequence ATGGAAAGCCGGCCACAGTCCGACATTTTCCAGAAATGTTATGAGTTCACCCGTGCCGACATTGCCAAGAAGGAGGGATGGTATCCCTATTTTGTTCCCCTACAGGCATCTGACGGCACCGAAGTTACGATCAAGGGTAAAAAACTCATCATGCTGGGGTCCAACAACTACCTGGGGCTCACACATGATCCGCGGATTATCGAGCAGGCCGAGGCTGTCGCCCGGGTCTATGGGACCGGGTGCACCGGCAGTCGTTTTCTCAATGGGAATCTCGACCTTCACGAGAAATTAGAAAGGGAGCTGGCCGATTTCGTGGGGATGGAGGCGGCGCTGGTCTTCTCGACCGGATTCCAAACCAATCAGGGTATCCTCACCACTATCGTAGGCCGTGATGATACGGCGATTCTCGACAAATTGGATCATGCCAGTATCGTCGACGGGGTTCGTCTTTCCGAGGGCGAGTCGATCCGGTTCCGCCACAATGATGTCGCTGATATGGAGAGCGCGCTGCGCAAGGCCGAGGCGCGGGACGGCGGGAAGATGGTCGTTGTTGATGGCGTCTTCTCCATGGAAGGGGATCTTGCCAATTTGCCGGAGCTGATTCCGGTCGCGAAACGGTATGGCGCCGCTTTTATGGTGGATGAAGCTCACTCGGTCGGCATGCTTGGACCGACCGGCGCCGGAGCGGCTGAACATTTCGGCATGACCGACCAGGTCGATATCATCATGGCGACCTTCAGCAAATCATTTGGTTCTCTCGGCGGATTCGCCGCGGGCAAGGCGGGCGTAATCAGTTACATCAAACATCACGCCCGGAGCCTCATCTTCAGCGCCAGTATGCCGCCTTATGCCGTCGCGACGGTCCGGGCGGCGCTCGAAATAATTAAAAACGAACCGGAACGACGGGAGAAGATGTGGCGCAACGCCAAACGGCTCATCGATGGGTTAAAATCCCTGGGATTTGATATCGGTCCGACGGAAACGCCCATCATCCCCATTATTATCGGCGATACGATGAAGACCATCCTTTTCTGGAAAGCGCTCTTCGAAGCGGGGGTCTATACTAATCCCGTCATTGCCCCCGCCGTTCCCGAAAAGACGGCGCGGCTGCGGACCAGCGTCATGGCGACTCATACGGATGAGCAGATGGACCGCGTCTTGGAGATATGCGGTAAAGTGGGCAAGAAGATGGGATTAATTTAG
- a CDS encoding N-acetyltransferase, whose translation MSLTIRPVQSSKDLHTFVTFPWKVYKDNSYWVPPLIRDEKKLLTPGKHPFYEHGAIQPYLAETADGSGRPKVVGRIAAIRNENHESFHEEAVGFFGFFELLATPQLLSREGVSGVTPQEIVNALIAAVRAWLAERSLPVFRGPVNPSTNETCALLIDGFDDPPQIMMPYNLPEYAVLLEGSGLKKAKDLVAYTATTADVPETLVKRATAAAERTGVIIRALNKKDMRNEVKRVQKVYNSAWEKNWGFIPMTPAELDHMADELGQIAEPKLVCFAEKDGEPIGFGLGLPDFHQALRYANGRLLPFGLLKILWHRRKINRARVLALGVLAPYRRLGIDQLMYIWLWQNAKEIGIYNGEFSWILEDNIPMRTAADHLGSKVYKTYRIYEG comes from the coding sequence ATGTCCTTAACAATCCGTCCTGTTCAGAGTTCGAAAGATCTGCACACTTTCGTAACCTTCCCCTGGAAGGTCTACAAAGATAATTCCTATTGGGTGCCGCCTTTGATCCGGGATGAAAAGAAATTGCTCACACCCGGAAAACATCCATTTTATGAACACGGCGCGATTCAACCCTACCTCGCTGAAACGGCGGATGGTTCCGGGCGGCCAAAAGTGGTCGGCCGGATCGCCGCTATCCGCAATGAGAATCACGAATCGTTTCACGAAGAGGCGGTGGGGTTTTTCGGGTTTTTTGAACTCCTCGCGACGCCGCAGCTCCTAAGCCGGGAGGGCGTCAGTGGGGTCACACCGCAGGAAATTGTTAATGCCCTGATCGCCGCAGTGCGGGCCTGGCTCGCCGAACGGTCGCTGCCTGTCTTTCGGGGTCCGGTCAATCCGTCGACAAATGAAACCTGCGCGCTGCTCATCGACGGATTCGACGACCCGCCCCAGATCATGATGCCTTACAACCTGCCTGAATACGCCGTGCTGCTGGAAGGGTCCGGGCTCAAAAAAGCGAAGGATCTGGTCGCTTATACGGCTACGACCGCCGACGTGCCGGAAACACTGGTTAAGAGAGCGACGGCCGCGGCGGAGAGAACCGGGGTTATCATCAGGGCCCTTAACAAAAAAGATATGCGGAACGAGGTGAAGCGGGTCCAAAAGGTGTACAATTCCGCGTGGGAGAAGAACTGGGGATTCATCCCCATGACACCCGCCGAATTGGATCACATGGCCGATGAACTTGGGCAGATTGCAGAACCGAAACTTGTGTGCTTTGCCGAGAAAGACGGGGAACCGATCGGCTTCGGTCTCGGTTTGCCCGATTTTCATCAAGCCCTGCGTTACGCAAACGGCCGGCTCTTACCTTTCGGATTGCTGAAGATTCTCTGGCACCGCCGCAAGATCAACCGCGCGCGGGTTCTGGCGTTGGGGGTTCTGGCGCCCTACCGGCGGCTGGGAATCGACCAGCTGATGTACATTTGGCTCTGGCAGAACGCCAAAGAGATCGGGATTTATAATGGTGAGTTCTCTTGGATTCTTGAGGATAATATTCCGATGAGAACCGCCGCTGATCATCTGGGATCCAAAGTCTACAAGACCTATCGGATCTACGAAGGCTGA
- a CDS encoding DUF2723 domain-containing protein — protein sequence MRRSPPAWLIFILAAAPPLGLYVTGLQRDLGTIDSGELAAVGRFLGIAHPPGYPLYTFLGRVWGLLPLGTPLTRLHLLSAVSCALAVGFAALALRKSLTLLGRKDEPPSGRGILAGGLPLLGAWAWGLSPSVWRMAVVNEVYGLHYLILAVCLWLGVSLLQRQQNAHRRRVLLVYVLGLGFCHHLSLFFAVPSLLLALAVTVHPSPGRSHISFWPPARRWLSLLPWFLLGLSCQLYLPLRSAQGPLLNWGHPTTLGSWFRHASGWQYRIWLFSGSESLREAAHRIPGLLADLNWILPLAAVPGLILLWRRRAALGWFWVILCVVSLLWASSYNIPDIQSYYAASDLAVVALGVLGLHLLTSQRWVPLRLAGPILGAVLCATMILGIGQRWNRCAASGPPLPGIYARSLLEGLPPNTLLLSRQWDAFTSNAIYLQWVEGCRPDVAIVDTELMHRSWYFTQLDRWYPHLLDPVRPQLAVLLEDLELFETGRPFNRSRRDARHQALQLALLNAYAGSRPVAMTPEAVPNAAMASRISPYGLVFLLNPTEEMLAGRGPLPPIEPFLQMGPRTDDSEIRIMRQVLATMTMARAQLMTGQGDDLSHALQQESRRLQTRLAQP from the coding sequence ATGAGGCGTTCTCCCCCCGCTTGGTTGATTTTCATCCTCGCCGCGGCGCCCCCCCTCGGACTCTATGTCACCGGCTTGCAGCGCGACCTCGGCACCATCGATAGTGGAGAGCTGGCTGCTGTTGGCCGCTTCCTGGGAATCGCCCACCCTCCGGGTTATCCTCTCTATACATTTCTGGGCCGGGTGTGGGGACTTCTTCCCCTCGGAACACCCCTCACGCGCCTCCATCTTCTCTCCGCCGTGAGCTGCGCGCTGGCGGTCGGCTTCGCCGCTCTGGCATTGCGGAAAAGCCTGACCCTGCTCGGGCGGAAAGATGAGCCACCATCCGGCCGGGGGATTCTTGCCGGGGGGCTCCCTCTCCTGGGTGCTTGGGCCTGGGGTTTGTCTCCTTCGGTATGGCGCATGGCCGTTGTCAATGAGGTCTACGGCCTCCATTACCTCATCCTGGCCGTGTGCCTATGGCTGGGCGTCTCCCTCCTGCAACGCCAACAGAACGCTCACCGGCGCAGGGTGTTGCTGGTCTATGTCTTGGGGTTGGGCTTCTGTCACCACCTCTCGCTCTTCTTCGCCGTCCCCTCGCTCCTGCTGGCCCTGGCGGTGACCGTCCATCCCTCTCCCGGCCGATCGCACATCAGCTTTTGGCCACCCGCGCGCCGCTGGCTCTCTTTGTTGCCCTGGTTCCTGCTCGGTCTCTCATGCCAGCTCTACCTTCCCCTGCGCTCCGCACAAGGACCTCTGCTGAATTGGGGTCATCCCACCACCCTTGGATCCTGGTTTCGTCACGCCTCGGGATGGCAGTATCGAATCTGGCTTTTCTCGGGGTCGGAATCGTTGAGGGAAGCGGCCCATCGCATTCCAGGGCTGTTGGCCGATCTCAATTGGATTCTGCCTCTGGCGGCCGTTCCGGGTCTGATTCTTCTCTGGCGCCGCCGCGCGGCGCTGGGGTGGTTTTGGGTGATTCTTTGTGTGGTGAGCCTCCTTTGGGCATCGTCGTACAATATTCCCGATATCCAATCCTACTATGCGGCCAGCGACCTGGCCGTTGTCGCCCTGGGAGTGCTGGGTTTGCATCTCCTGACCTCACAACGCTGGGTACCCCTTCGCCTTGCGGGACCGATACTGGGTGCCGTTCTGTGCGCCACGATGATCCTGGGAATCGGCCAACGCTGGAATCGATGCGCCGCTTCCGGCCCACCCCTTCCGGGCATCTATGCGCGTTCACTCCTGGAAGGACTTCCGCCGAACACCCTGCTCCTGAGCCGCCAATGGGATGCCTTCACATCGAATGCCATCTACTTGCAGTGGGTAGAGGGGTGTCGCCCGGATGTTGCTATTGTGGATACGGAGCTGATGCACCGCTCCTGGTACTTTACGCAGCTGGACCGATGGTACCCGCACTTACTCGATCCAGTGCGACCGCAGCTCGCGGTGTTGCTGGAGGATCTGGAATTATTCGAGACCGGCCGCCCCTTTAACCGTTCCCGCCGGGATGCGCGCCATCAAGCCCTTCAACTGGCTCTCCTGAACGCCTATGCCGGATCAAGGCCCGTGGCCATGACACCTGAGGCTGTTCCCAATGCGGCGATGGCCAGCCGGATTTCTCCCTATGGCCTTGTTTTTCTTCTCAACCCGACCGAAGAGATGTTGGCCGGCCGGGGGCCCTTGCCCCCCATCGAGCCCTTTCTCCAGATGGGACCTCGCACCGACGATTCCGAGATACGAATCATGCGGCAGGTGCTCGCCACCATGACCATGGCCCGGGCCCAATTGATGACCGGGCAGGGCGATGATCTATCACATGCGTTGCAACAGGAATCGCGGCGGCTGCAGACACGGCTCGCTCAACCTTAA
- a CDS encoding MFS transporter yields MKHDSPSNPEAKKPRGIRRLSFRRKRIGHLSDRQSRALTGLAMIYALRMMGLYMILPVLSLFALSLKGATPVLIGFALGAYGLTQAIFQIPLGHLSDRIGRKGVISIGLGLFAAGSLLAAFGQHIVWLIAGRILQGSGAVASSVVALAADLSPDHARTQAMARLGLWVGVSLALGVVAGPVLASTFGVPALFIGTAILSSIAIVYLQFLVPEPVHISSPAKQDRLNKPSSSVKGLGPEEFLSGKKGQLHMIDLKAVLTQPTLFLLCAGIFLLHATLTVIFVIMPIQLAAHVGQGMLSLILAPTIAAGLALMVMSARMADRHRRRRVIFLYGALLFIASWRHDGHAGNLYRAYGGSGFIHSQSQPA; encoded by the coding sequence ATGAAGCACGATTCACCATCAAATCCTGAGGCCAAGAAACCGCGCGGCATCCGCCGGCTCTCGTTCCGCCGCAAGCGTATCGGTCATTTGAGCGACAGGCAAAGCCGCGCTCTCACAGGACTGGCGATGATCTATGCGCTCCGGATGATGGGCCTCTACATGATCCTTCCTGTCCTCTCTCTTTTTGCCCTTTCATTGAAAGGGGCGACTCCCGTACTCATCGGTTTCGCCCTCGGCGCCTACGGACTCACTCAGGCGATCTTCCAAATTCCACTGGGTCATCTGAGCGACCGGATCGGCCGCAAAGGCGTTATTAGCATTGGTCTTGGGCTCTTTGCCGCCGGATCACTGCTCGCGGCGTTCGGCCAGCATATCGTTTGGCTTATCGCGGGCCGGATTCTTCAAGGGAGCGGCGCCGTCGCCTCTTCTGTTGTCGCGCTTGCCGCAGATTTATCCCCCGATCACGCCAGAACACAGGCGATGGCCCGCCTGGGTCTGTGGGTCGGCGTCTCTCTCGCCTTGGGCGTTGTGGCAGGACCGGTCCTTGCTTCGACATTCGGCGTTCCCGCCCTTTTCATTGGAACCGCCATTCTTTCGAGCATCGCTATTGTTTACCTGCAATTTCTCGTTCCCGAACCGGTACATATCTCCTCACCAGCAAAACAGGACCGGTTGAACAAGCCCTCCTCTTCTGTCAAAGGCCTGGGGCCTGAAGAATTCTTGTCAGGGAAGAAGGGCCAACTTCACATGATCGACTTAAAAGCTGTTCTCACCCAGCCGACCCTCTTCCTCCTCTGTGCCGGCATCTTTCTTCTGCATGCCACCTTAACGGTCATCTTTGTCATCATGCCGATTCAGCTTGCCGCGCATGTCGGGCAGGGGATGCTGTCGCTGATCCTCGCGCCGACAATTGCGGCGGGACTCGCCCTCATGGTCATGAGTGCGCGAATGGCGGATCGGCACCGGCGCCGGCGCGTCATCTTCCTCTACGGCGCTCTTCTTTTCATTGCCTCTTGGCGTCATGACGGCCATGCCGGGAACCTTTATCGGGCTTACGGTGGGTCTGGGTTTATTCATTCTCAGTCTCAGCCTGCTTGA
- a CDS encoding endonuclease III domain-containing protein — MKSDQLFEVYQRLRDANGCLNWWPGRTRLEIIIGAILTQNTAWTNVEKALQNLKTEPCLNLAALRSIPEDDLARIIRPSGAFRQKARKLKSFVQFMDESYEGSLRRMARTDTSKLRGELLSIWGIGPETADSILLYAFDRPVFVVDTYTKRVTTRHKWAPGSIGYPDLQNFFMNRLPSDIELYNDFHAQIVWLGKNYCKAKPSCVGCPLEDLLPGVARNIKGGRNNV, encoded by the coding sequence ATGAAATCCGACCAGCTATTTGAAGTCTACCAACGCCTCAGGGACGCCAACGGCTGTCTCAACTGGTGGCCCGGCCGAACCCGTTTGGAAATCATTATCGGCGCCATCCTGACTCAAAACACGGCGTGGACCAATGTGGAGAAGGCGCTTCAGAACCTCAAAACGGAACCTTGTTTGAATCTGGCCGCCCTGAGATCAATCCCTGAGGATGATCTTGCCCGGATCATCCGTCCATCCGGCGCCTTCCGCCAGAAAGCTCGAAAGCTAAAATCATTTGTACAGTTTATGGATGAGTCCTATGAAGGTTCTCTGCGGCGGATGGCGCGAACGGACACATCGAAGCTCCGCGGCGAGCTCCTTTCTATTTGGGGGATCGGACCCGAGACGGCTGACAGTATCCTGCTCTATGCCTTCGATAGACCCGTTTTTGTCGTGGATACTTACACCAAAAGAGTCACAACCCGCCACAAATGGGCTCCCGGTTCAATTGGATATCCCGATCTTCAGAATTTCTTCATGAATCGCCTGCCTTCCGATATTGAATTATACAATGATTTCCACGCGCAGATCGTCTGGCTCGGGAAAAACTACTGCAAAGCAAAACCCAGCTGCGTGGGCTGCCCGCTGGAGGATCTTTTACCCGGGGTCGCCCGAAACATAAAAGGTGGGCGGAACAATGTTTGA
- the ggt gene encoding gamma-glutamyltransferase: MRSYPTIQKKIKIEAAFSPALPAYLTGLFLLILILLLGVRPAAAAAPQPVVGEAGIVVAVEKYACDVGHDILSRGGTAADAAVAVGFALAVTYPSAGNLGGGGFLLHRASGGATEALDFRETAPARASRDMFLNFDGTVNEGMSLWSPLAAGVPGTVAGLGTLHERHGTFSWNELLAPAIALARDGFVIDRLTSERFQLYAGRLGPDPESRRIFLKDSTFYQPGDTLRQPELAATLQRIAAEGPREFYTGETARRLADYMMRSGGLMTKEDLRSYRSIVRRPLEGQYKGYTILAMPPPSSGGVAILEILNILEEFPLSDWGWGSVRGLNILVEAMRRAFADRAAYLGDPGFVDVPVDGLIDPAYGDSLRRLIQEGLTNRPGSVSPGKPRGLALFMDSVGGSLGIIPNEGGETTHFSVVDAEGNAVAMTTTINASFGSGITVEGLGFLLNNEMDDFAVQPGVPNYYGLIQGEANAIRPLKRPLSSMTPLMVLRPVAARQQDAAGFNISGTTAPGSAAEPEMELYLLLGSPGGPRIITSVLQVLLNVVTYGMEIHEAVGAPRLHHQWMPDTLWFEPVGWATDLMEGARAKGQTVATWDEVIGSTHSIMVAPSGRLLGAPDPRRSGHARGVDRVIRREDN; the protein is encoded by the coding sequence ATGAGATCATATCCCACAATCCAAAAGAAAATAAAGATTGAGGCCGCTTTCAGCCCGGCCTTGCCGGCATACCTCACCGGTCTGTTCCTTCTGATCCTAATTTTGCTGCTCGGCGTGCGCCCGGCCGCCGCCGCCGCGCCACAACCCGTCGTCGGTGAAGCGGGGATCGTTGTCGCGGTTGAAAAATACGCCTGCGATGTCGGGCACGACATTTTATCCCGTGGCGGCACGGCGGCCGATGCCGCGGTGGCGGTTGGTTTTGCCCTGGCCGTGACCTATCCCTCGGCCGGGAATCTCGGCGGCGGCGGGTTTTTGCTGCATCGCGCCTCCGGAGGCGCGACGGAAGCGCTCGATTTTCGTGAAACAGCGCCGGCCCGGGCCTCCCGCGATATGTTTCTGAACTTCGATGGAACGGTGAATGAGGGGATGAGTCTCTGGTCGCCGCTGGCGGCCGGTGTCCCCGGGACGGTCGCCGGTCTCGGTACGCTTCATGAGCGCCATGGAACCTTTTCCTGGAATGAATTGCTGGCCCCGGCCATCGCTTTGGCGCGGGACGGCTTTGTCATCGATCGCCTGACGTCGGAACGGTTTCAATTATATGCGGGACGACTCGGCCCCGACCCGGAATCCCGCCGCATTTTCCTCAAGGACAGCACCTTCTATCAGCCCGGCGACACCCTGCGCCAGCCGGAGCTTGCGGCGACGCTTCAGCGGATCGCCGCCGAGGGTCCGCGCGAGTTTTACACGGGCGAAACGGCGCGGCGGTTGGCGGATTACATGATGCGGAGCGGCGGTCTGATGACGAAAGAAGACCTGCGGTCCTACCGCTCCATCGTGCGCCGGCCTCTCGAGGGCCAATACAAAGGATATACAATACTAGCGATGCCGCCGCCCAGTTCGGGCGGCGTCGCCATCCTCGAAATTCTGAATATCCTCGAAGAGTTTCCCCTGTCGGATTGGGGATGGGGTTCGGTGCGGGGGTTGAACATTCTTGTTGAGGCGATGCGCCGGGCCTTTGCCGATCGGGCCGCCTACCTCGGTGATCCCGGTTTTGTCGATGTGCCGGTCGATGGATTAATCGATCCCGCCTATGGGGACTCGCTCCGGCGGCTTATACAAGAGGGTTTAACGAATCGACCCGGCAGCGTATCGCCTGGAAAACCCCGTGGGCTGGCCCTTTTCATGGATTCGGTGGGCGGGTCGCTCGGCATCATCCCCAATGAAGGCGGGGAGACAACGCATTTCAGTGTCGTCGACGCGGAGGGAAACGCCGTGGCGATGACAACGACGATCAACGCCTCTTTCGGCTCCGGCATCACCGTGGAAGGATTGGGATTCCTGCTGAACAATGAGATGGATGATTTCGCCGTTCAACCGGGCGTACCGAATTATTATGGTCTTATACAAGGTGAAGCGAACGCCATCCGTCCGTTGAAACGCCCCCTCTCATCGATGACGCCGCTCATGGTGCTGCGTCCGGTGGCAGCGAGGCAACAGGACGCCGCCGGATTTAACATTTCCGGAACCACGGCGCCCGGCTCCGCCGCTGAACCCGAGATGGAGCTATATCTCCTTCTGGGTTCACCCGGGGGCCCGCGCATTATCACATCCGTCTTGCAGGTCTTACTCAATGTCGTCACATACGGGATGGAGATCCACGAAGCGGTCGGCGCCCCCCGTCTCCACCATCAGTGGATGCCCGATACCCTCTGGTTCGAACCGGTGGGATGGGCCACGGACCTGATGGAGGGGGCGCGCGCGAAAGGTCAGACTGTCGCCACCTGGGATGAGGTGATCGGCTCGACGCACAGCATCATGGTCGCTCCGTCGGGTCGCCTGCTGGGCGCGCCGGATCCGCGCCGATCGGGGCATGCACGCGGTGTGGACCGGGTGATACGGCGGGAGGACAATTAA
- a CDS encoding phosphatase PAP2 family protein — translation MVSRFRLALKKHLSRTDSKGYTPIDAVTLAYLIFTALFLLIAPHHPAGWLKYLLIHLGALGLVASLRYIPRPRFVPLMFLRDAYPLLAMPLMYGELQFLNQILANGYYDAVIIPIENLLFRTQPAIYLRGWLPSLALSEYLHLSYLLYIGLIPFCGIVFYIKKRYENFRIYVTTVLLTFFLCYVAFIVFPVAGPYYAFPRPDPKMIGLVFPEFVHWMLDRGASLGSAFPSSHVAVAVASLLVVFPLDRKLFWIILPVVAGITVGVVYGGFHYALDAIVGSMVGAGVGLLGPGLYQEISDTLKSRAPER, via the coding sequence TTGGTATCGCGATTCCGGCTGGCTTTAAAAAAACATCTCAGCAGAACCGATTCCAAGGGTTATACACCCATTGATGCCGTGACACTGGCCTATCTCATTTTTACCGCGCTTTTCCTTCTCATCGCGCCTCACCATCCCGCCGGCTGGCTGAAATATCTTTTGATTCATCTCGGCGCGTTGGGCCTGGTTGCGTCTCTCCGGTATATTCCTCGACCGCGTTTTGTACCCCTGATGTTTCTTCGAGACGCCTATCCGCTTCTGGCCATGCCGTTGATGTACGGCGAACTTCAATTCCTGAATCAAATTCTGGCCAACGGATATTATGACGCCGTCATCATTCCTATCGAAAACCTTCTGTTCCGGACCCAACCGGCGATTTACCTCAGGGGATGGCTGCCGAGCCTGGCACTGAGCGAGTACCTGCATCTTTCTTATCTTTTGTATATCGGTCTTATTCCCTTTTGCGGCATTGTCTTTTACATTAAAAAGAGATATGAGAATTTCCGGATCTATGTCACAACGGTTCTTTTGACTTTCTTCCTTTGTTATGTCGCATTTATCGTTTTTCCTGTGGCCGGGCCGTATTATGCATTTCCGCGCCCCGATCCAAAAATGATCGGTCTCGTCTTTCCCGAATTTGTTCACTGGATGCTGGATCGTGGAGCGAGCTTGGGGTCGGCCTTTCCATCATCGCATGTCGCTGTCGCCGTGGCGAGTTTGCTGGTTGTTTTCCCGCTGGATAGAAAACTCTTCTGGATCATCTTACCGGTCGTCGCCGGAATCACCGTGGGTGTTGTCTACGGCGGATTCCACTATGCCCTCGACGCGATCGTGGGATCGATGGTCGGCGCCGGTGTAGGATTGCTTGGCCCGGGACTTTATCAAGAGATATCGGATACATTGAAGTCGCGGGCGCCCGAACGGTAG
- a CDS encoding T9SS type A sorting domain-containing protein codes for MKRIYLRWLLPAVMVLSMFAAPQVIQAEEPMFAIRLVEGGDRLYAVGDIEQIGFETNNDIEELVVVLSGGMDHFPVEGIARIDFVWDLSGVDNPEDAAVMIDAIRLFQNQPNPFSPETKIRFEIPEAGRAELTIYDVSGRLIRTLVKDERRSGAYSVAWDGLDDSGRKVSSGVYFYSLRAPGVEESRRMILLP; via the coding sequence ATGAAGAGAATTTATCTCAGATGGTTGCTTCCAGCGGTGATGGTTCTCTCCATGTTTGCCGCGCCACAGGTGATCCAGGCTGAAGAGCCGATGTTCGCCATTCGGTTGGTTGAGGGCGGGGACCGGTTGTACGCTGTGGGGGATATCGAACAGATTGGATTCGAGACCAATAATGACATAGAGGAACTTGTTGTTGTGCTTTCCGGAGGGATGGATCACTTTCCCGTTGAGGGTATTGCAAGAATTGATTTTGTCTGGGACCTGTCGGGTGTTGATAATCCCGAGGATGCAGCGGTCATGATCGACGCCATCCGCCTGTTCCAGAACCAGCCGAATCCCTTTTCGCCCGAAACAAAAATCCGGTTTGAGATACCCGAAGCAGGCCGCGCCGAGCTGACGATTTATGATGTGAGCGGCCGGCTGATCCGTACGCTTGTGAAGGATGAACGCCGGAGCGGAGCCTACAGCGTGGCTTGGGATGGATTGGATGATTCCGGGCGGAAGGTTTCCAGCGGCGTGTACTTTTATAGTTTAAGGGCTCCGGGTGTGGAAGAGAGCCGCAGGATGATTCTGCTGCCTTAG
- a CDS encoding NAD-dependent epimerase/dehydratase family protein — translation MNVKPKVLVTGATGFAGSHLADLLIRRGYPVRVLTRTTSDLRWVPSEAERVIGDVREPESLKYALQDINWVFHFGGLISARNREEFFVVNAAGTRNLFQAFLRHGDDPKLFLLCSSLAAVGPGAEGVMLKESGTPRPVTAYGASKRAGEEALLDVGDNKSDNKWEHQGGPVRKIIVRPPAVYGPRDPSILKFFRWVERGWIPLPAPQNARFSVIHVDDLALGTVLLAEQGLSGTYHLSDGESHSWLDLGERVASQLHVRARHLPIPFWISATAALGGELWGRLRHHPPLISRDKVRELRGISWVCSIEKARSEAGYQPSRMISEGLKTTIAWYRDSGWL, via the coding sequence ATGAATGTTAAACCGAAGGTTTTGGTCACGGGAGCGACGGGATTCGCCGGTTCGCATCTGGCCGATCTCTTGATCCGGCGGGGATATCCCGTCCGTGTTCTGACCCGGACAACAAGTGATCTGCGATGGGTTCCTTCTGAAGCGGAACGAGTGATCGGGGATGTGCGGGAGCCCGAATCTTTAAAATACGCATTGCAGGACATCAATTGGGTCTTCCATTTCGGCGGATTGATCAGCGCCCGGAACCGCGAGGAGTTTTTCGTGGTGAATGCGGCGGGGACACGAAATCTCTTCCAGGCCTTTCTGCGGCATGGAGATGATCCGAAGTTGTTCCTTCTGTGCAGCAGCCTGGCGGCGGTGGGACCCGGCGCAGAGGGCGTCATGTTGAAGGAATCGGGAACCCCGCGACCGGTCACTGCGTATGGAGCCAGCAAGCGAGCGGGCGAAGAGGCCCTATTAGACGTTGGTGATAATAAGAGTGATAATAAGTGGGAACATCAAGGCGGGCCGGTTCGAAAGATCATTGTGCGTCCACCGGCTGTTTACGGCCCGAGAGATCCGTCCATCCTAAAGTTTTTCCGCTGGGTGGAGAGAGGCTGGATTCCGCTTCCCGCGCCACAAAATGCGCGGTTCAGCGTGATCCATGTTGACGACTTGGCCTTGGGTACGGTTCTCTTAGCAGAACAGGGCCTGTCCGGCACCTATCACCTCAGCGACGGAGAGAGTCACTCATGGCTGGATCTGGGAGAGAGGGTCGCGAGTCAATTGCACGTCAGAGCCCGCCATCTCCCGATCCCGTTTTGGATCTCCGCGACGGCGGCTCTGGGAGGGGAGCTATGGGGACGGTTGCGACATCATCCTCCCCTCATCAGCCGGGACAAAGTACGGGAGCTGCGCGGGATTTCATGGGTCTGCAGTATAGAGAAAGCGCGCAGCGAAGCGGGATACCAACCGAGTCGGATGATCAGCGAGGGCCTGAAGACGACCATCGCTTGGTATCGCGATTCCGGCTGGCTTTAA